In Vibrio cyclitrophicus, one genomic interval encodes:
- a CDS encoding outer membrane protein transport protein has protein sequence MKTIQRSLVSLSVLFACNSLAAGFQVAEHSASGLGRAFSGEGAVADNASVLARNPAAMTLFDTAKFSGAVSIVDPEVDVTQTKINDSDFNQKSSDVAPLQIVPAAYYINPINDKWAWGIGMFTTYGVATDYPDDIYAGDLAGDTSLISVNLNPNIAYRVNDSFSVGAGVNFVYAEAELNRHKGSLPVGGSPSDKLISMTGETFAFGWNVGALYELNEYNRFGFGYRSSVELDFDDGEFTDYTGLRMANDAPGKTTGRLEIELPDIFELSAFHQLNDAWAIHYGWQLTKWSKFKELKATSSDCKNNECFLKTEHYEDNQRWSVGATYMVSQNWTLRAGLAYDEQAGEATLSIPDSDRMWYSAGLTYTVSENMTIDAAFALVQSKSGSFTETDAADDKLTFDAEGAAYLSAIQLNYTFN, from the coding sequence ATGAAAACAATACAACGCTCTCTCGTTTCACTTTCAGTACTATTTGCATGTAACTCACTTGCGGCTGGCTTCCAAGTTGCTGAGCATTCTGCTTCAGGTCTTGGTCGTGCCTTTTCAGGTGAAGGTGCAGTAGCTGATAACGCGAGTGTACTAGCAAGAAACCCCGCCGCAATGACCCTATTTGATACAGCCAAATTTTCAGGCGCGGTTTCTATCGTTGATCCCGAGGTAGACGTTACTCAAACCAAAATCAATGACAGCGACTTCAACCAAAAATCATCAGATGTAGCTCCTTTACAAATTGTCCCTGCTGCTTATTACATTAATCCTATCAACGACAAATGGGCTTGGGGAATTGGCATGTTCACGACTTACGGAGTAGCTACTGATTACCCAGATGATATTTATGCAGGTGATTTGGCAGGTGACACATCACTGATTTCAGTCAACTTAAATCCAAATATCGCGTACAGAGTTAACGATAGTTTTAGTGTTGGAGCTGGCGTTAACTTTGTTTATGCAGAAGCCGAACTCAACAGACACAAAGGCAGCCTACCTGTTGGTGGCTCACCAAGCGACAAATTAATCTCGATGACTGGTGAGACTTTTGCTTTTGGTTGGAATGTGGGCGCATTGTATGAACTGAACGAATACAACCGATTTGGCTTTGGCTACCGATCATCCGTCGAGCTCGACTTTGATGACGGTGAGTTTACTGATTACACTGGTCTAAGAATGGCAAACGACGCCCCTGGAAAAACAACAGGTCGTCTTGAAATTGAACTGCCCGATATCTTCGAATTATCCGCTTTTCATCAGCTTAACGATGCTTGGGCAATACACTATGGCTGGCAGTTAACTAAGTGGAGTAAGTTCAAAGAGTTAAAAGCCACAAGCTCAGATTGTAAAAACAATGAATGTTTCCTAAAAACCGAACATTACGAAGACAATCAGAGATGGTCTGTAGGTGCAACTTACATGGTTAGCCAAAACTGGACTTTACGTGCAGGTTTGGCATATGACGAACAAGCTGGTGAAGCGACCTTAAGTATCCCGGACAGCGATCGGATGTGGTATTCAGCGGGTTTAACTTACACAGTTTCTGAAAACATGACTATCGATGCCGCATTTGCACTCGTACAAAGTAAAAGCGGTTCATTCACAGAAACCGATGCTGCCGACGACAAGTTAACATTTGATGCTGAAGGCGCTGCTTACCTTTCAGCGATACAACTTAACTATACCTTCAACTAA
- a CDS encoding site-2 protease family protein: protein MELLAIEFLGKPLRLEGSMAGWQQLFWDNTLVSQLDATSEDDDVRTHTFTLRSGEETLQCHVESTVQWQPFEMTYKASVNGQTITEGNRSTKDIEQQTPVVAPKPEKRFSLIGLVSLGMKALKSAKLIKVVLASASLAAYSWLFSIQFALALIACLMFHEYGHIRAMKYFGMKTKGIYLIPFLGGLALSDEKINTRWQDVVISIMGPLFGLILSLIFTVLYWATGEMFFAGLAVFNALLNLFNLLPILPLDGGHVLKSISFSMNSVLGIVLCVAAAVAGVVLSYQLNLTLFGFLLIMGSVEILFEWRGRHHSHLLPLDRYGQIVSFLWYVGLVSGLIGVIWYFASTGDQLLSLPLQILGT from the coding sequence TTGGAATTACTCGCGATAGAGTTTCTTGGTAAACCGCTTCGTTTAGAAGGATCAATGGCAGGGTGGCAGCAGTTGTTTTGGGACAACACGTTAGTGTCTCAACTGGATGCGACTTCAGAAGACGACGATGTGAGAACACACACATTTACACTTCGTTCGGGTGAGGAAACGTTGCAGTGTCACGTTGAATCGACCGTTCAGTGGCAACCCTTTGAGATGACGTATAAAGCATCGGTTAATGGGCAAACCATTACCGAAGGAAATCGCAGCACCAAAGATATCGAACAACAAACTCCGGTTGTGGCACCTAAGCCTGAAAAACGTTTTAGCTTGATTGGTTTGGTGTCGCTCGGAATGAAAGCGCTGAAGAGTGCTAAGTTGATTAAAGTCGTGCTTGCTTCTGCGAGTTTAGCGGCGTATTCATGGCTGTTTTCTATTCAGTTCGCACTGGCCTTAATCGCTTGCCTTATGTTCCATGAGTACGGTCATATCAGAGCGATGAAGTACTTTGGGATGAAGACAAAAGGGATCTACTTAATCCCATTCCTTGGTGGATTAGCGCTTTCAGACGAAAAGATTAATACTCGATGGCAAGATGTGGTTATTTCTATCATGGGCCCACTGTTTGGCTTGATATTGTCGTTGATATTTACGGTCTTGTACTGGGCAACTGGCGAGATGTTCTTCGCCGGGCTTGCGGTGTTTAATGCTCTATTAAACCTGTTCAATCTATTGCCGATTTTGCCGCTCGATGGTGGCCACGTGTTGAAAAGCATCAGTTTTTCGATGAATAGCGTGTTGGGTATTGTACTGTGTGTCGCTGCAGCCGTTGCAGGTGTCGTGTTGAGTTACCAATTGAACTTAACCCTGTTTGGTTTCTTATTGATCATGGGTAGTGTCGAGATTCTGTTCGAATGGAGAGGCCGTCACCATAGCCATTTGTTGCCATTAGACAGATACGGCCAAATCGTATCGTTCCTTTGGTATGTGGGCTTAGTATCGGGATTAATCGGTGTTATCTGGTACTTCGCTTCTACTGGCGACCAATTACTGAGCCTCCCGTTACAGATTCTAGGCACTTAA
- a CDS encoding M48 family metallopeptidase, producing the protein MTSWTKFASLLTLAGLTACSASPTGRNQLLLFSDQDMSQLGAQSFEQMKKEQPISKDAKTNAYVQCVANSITQHIPKQGFSEWEVVVFDSDQVNAFALPGGKIGVYTGLLNVAVNQDQLATVIGHEVAHVLADHSNERLSQSQLANTGLSITSVALGSSEYKQYQGMTMAALGLGVQYGVILPYGRTQESEADIVGLEYMAKAGFDPNQSVDLWKNMAKASGGNQPPELLSTHPSHSTRIKDLQTKITTLPRSNVAKPNCKV; encoded by the coding sequence ATGACGTCATGGACGAAGTTTGCCTCGCTTCTCACTCTTGCAGGCCTAACCGCGTGTAGCGCTTCCCCGACAGGAAGAAACCAACTGCTGCTTTTTTCAGATCAAGATATGTCTCAGCTTGGGGCACAATCTTTTGAACAAATGAAGAAAGAGCAACCCATCAGTAAAGACGCAAAAACCAACGCTTATGTTCAGTGCGTAGCGAACAGTATTACTCAACACATTCCTAAGCAAGGCTTTAGTGAATGGGAAGTGGTGGTTTTTGATAGTGACCAAGTGAATGCGTTCGCTCTGCCAGGCGGAAAAATTGGGGTCTACACGGGTTTACTCAATGTCGCGGTAAACCAAGACCAACTGGCAACGGTTATCGGACACGAAGTGGCGCATGTTCTCGCTGATCACAGTAACGAACGTCTTTCACAATCACAACTCGCCAATACAGGTTTATCGATCACCAGTGTTGCTCTTGGCTCATCAGAATACAAGCAGTATCAAGGCATGACCATGGCCGCATTAGGCTTGGGTGTTCAATATGGTGTGATTCTGCCTTATGGTCGAACTCAAGAATCTGAAGCTGATATTGTTGGCCTTGAGTACATGGCTAAAGCCGGGTTTGATCCAAACCAAAGTGTCGATTTATGGAAGAATATGGCGAAAGCATCAGGCGGCAATCAACCACCAGAATTACTTTCTACGCACCCTTCTCACAGTACCCGAATTAAAGATCTACAAACCAAGATCACGACACTGCCTCGATCGAACGTTGCTAAACCGAATTGCAAAGTATGA